In the Gymnodinialimonas sp. 202GB13-11 genome, one interval contains:
- a CDS encoding pyridoxamine 5'-phosphate oxidase family protein → MRKITDLEDLSQLYGTPVPASLTKVMNGLTPLYRRWIDASRFVVLSTVGPEGTDASPRGDDGPVVKLVDDRTIWLPDWRGNNRIDNLRNIVRDPRVSLMFMVPGCNNVVRVNGSAFLTDDPEATGAFEQRGRHPKTVIVIETEEIYFQCAKALMRSGLWSRDDSEGLPTPGDFVKAVDADFDGAAYDSGYVEYAKDRMW, encoded by the coding sequence ATGCGGAAAATCACGGATCTGGAAGACCTCAGCCAGCTCTACGGTACGCCCGTCCCCGCATCTCTGACCAAGGTGATGAACGGTCTCACCCCGCTGTATCGTCGCTGGATTGATGCATCGCGCTTTGTCGTTCTGTCGACAGTCGGCCCCGAAGGCACAGATGCCAGCCCGCGCGGAGATGACGGCCCCGTTGTCAAGCTGGTGGATGATCGGACGATCTGGTTGCCCGATTGGCGCGGCAATAACCGCATCGACAATCTGCGCAATATCGTGCGCGATCCGCGAGTGTCGCTGATGTTCATGGTCCCCGGCTGCAACAATGTGGTGCGCGTAAACGGCTCTGCGTTCCTGACCGACGATCCGGAGGCGACAGGTGCGTTTGAACAACGAGGCCGGCACCCAAAGACGGTCATCGTGATCGAGACGGAAGAGATCTACTTCCAATGCGCCAAGGCCCTGATGCGCTCTGGCCTCTGGTCGCGCGACGATTCCGAAGGGCTGCCCACGCCGGGCGATTTCGTGAAGGCCGTCGATGCAGATTTCGACGGTGCCGCCTATGACAGCGGCTATGTAGAATATGCCAAGGACCGCATGTGGTGA
- a CDS encoding cell division protein FtsX, giving the protein MSLRSDLMALVRGDRGADRVVPRSGQSARLTFATSAAMAFLAVFAMALAMASGRLADRWSDALAQSSTIRISAPPAEMEAQTWAVLTVLEQTPGVESARALSDEDQQALLAPWFGPDLPLDDLPVPQLIEITETADGYDADGLRQRLAAEAPGAVLDDHDRWRRPLAEAAGRLRVLGWLALVLILGATGAMVTLAAQSALSANEQVIRVLRLVGSRDSYIARAFVRRFTIRAFTGAALGVLIGLLAVAILPSARDTAAILTGLSFSGAGWLWPLIIPPLAGATAFAATRIAAFRTLRGLQ; this is encoded by the coding sequence ATGAGCCTTCGCAGTGACCTTATGGCCCTTGTGCGCGGCGATCGCGGAGCCGACCGGGTTGTGCCGCGCAGCGGGCAATCCGCACGCCTGACTTTTGCGACGTCGGCGGCCATGGCCTTTCTCGCCGTCTTCGCGATGGCCCTGGCGATGGCATCGGGCCGCTTGGCAGATCGCTGGTCGGATGCCTTGGCGCAATCATCGACCATCCGCATCTCGGCCCCGCCGGCTGAGATGGAGGCGCAGACGTGGGCTGTGCTGACCGTGCTTGAGCAGACGCCGGGCGTCGAAAGCGCCCGCGCCTTGAGCGATGAAGATCAGCAGGCACTGCTGGCGCCTTGGTTTGGGCCAGACCTCCCGCTCGACGATCTTCCCGTTCCGCAGTTGATCGAGATCACGGAAACGGCGGATGGTTATGACGCAGACGGATTGCGACAACGTTTGGCCGCCGAAGCCCCCGGCGCCGTGTTGGACGACCACGACCGGTGGCGCCGCCCGCTAGCGGAGGCGGCAGGGCGGCTTCGGGTGCTTGGTTGGCTGGCGCTTGTCCTGATCCTTGGGGCAACCGGCGCAATGGTCACGCTTGCCGCGCAATCGGCGCTGAGCGCGAATGAGCAAGTGATCCGTGTGCTGCGCCTTGTCGGCTCGCGCGACAGCTACATCGCCCGCGCCTTCGTGCGGCGCTTCACAATCCGCGCGTTTACTGGCGCTGCCCTAGGGGTGTTGATCGGTTTGTTGGCGGTGGCGATCCTTCCCTCAGCCCGCGACACGGCGGCTATCCTGACGGGTCTGAGCTTCTCTGGTGCCGGGTGGCTGTGGCCGCTGATCATTCCACCTTTGGCCGGGGCAACAGCTTTCGCCGCAACTCGTATCGCAGCCTTCCGCACGTTGAGGGGCCTGCAATGA
- a CDS encoding DUF2834 domain-containing protein, whose translation MLRILYFVLFLIGLYPWVHFYRWFDQNGWDLGPMVDAWYVNEATTGITWDLTIAAMVLVVWTIVEIVRHRDWWFLLVVPATFGVGVSAGLPLALFLKARKNA comes from the coding sequence ATGCTGCGCATTCTCTACTTCGTCCTGTTCCTGATCGGCCTCTATCCGTGGGTGCATTTCTACCGCTGGTTCGACCAGAACGGCTGGGACCTCGGCCCGATGGTCGACGCCTGGTACGTGAATGAGGCGACAACGGGCATCACGTGGGACCTCACCATCGCTGCGATGGTTCTGGTGGTCTGGACCATTGTGGAAATCGTCCGGCATCGCGACTGGTGGTTCCTGCTGGTCGTCCCCGCCACCTTCGGCGTCGGCGTCTCTGCCGGGTTGCCCTTGGCGCTGTTCCTCAAGGCCCGAAAAAATGCATAA
- a CDS encoding electron transfer flavoprotein-ubiquinone oxidoreductase — MSEIERESMEYDVVIVGAGPAGLSAAIRLKQLDADLNVVVLEKGSEVGAHILSGAVLDPVGLDTLIPDWKEKGAPLNVPVKDDKFYMLGEAGGLRIPNFPMPPLMNNHGNYIVSMGNVCRWMAEQAEELGVEIFPGMACSELVYGDNGEVKGVVAGVFGLEADGSYGENTEPGMELHGKYVFLSEGVRGSLSKEVIAKYELDKDAEPQKYGIGIKEIWEIDPDKHKEGTVFHSLGWPLGKNAQGGSFVYHAENNQIFIGLVTALGYKDPHLSPYMEFQRFKHHPMIAELLEGGKRVAYGARAITQGGYQSMPKACFPGGALLGCSVGLVNVPRIKGNHNAMLSGIAAAEAAFAAIGQGRASDELVEYNTALREGPVGQDLYKVRNVKPFQSNGGVMSALGLGGFDMWTNTIGFSLFGTKGHGKSDADATMKAARWNPIEYPKPDGKLSFDRLTNVSYSFTNHEESQPAHLKLKDESIPIAVNLPEYAEPAQRYCPAGVYEVVEEEGKDPRFQINFQNCVHCKTCDIKDPSQNIVWTVPQGGDGPNYPNM, encoded by the coding sequence ATGTCCGAGATCGAACGCGAAAGCATGGAATACGATGTGGTCATCGTGGGCGCGGGGCCTGCGGGGCTGTCGGCGGCCATTCGGCTGAAACAGCTGGACGCTGATCTGAACGTCGTGGTTCTTGAAAAGGGCTCGGAAGTGGGCGCGCATATCCTTTCGGGCGCGGTGCTTGATCCGGTGGGCCTTGATACGCTGATCCCGGATTGGAAAGAGAAGGGCGCACCGCTGAATGTGCCGGTGAAGGACGACAAGTTCTACATGCTGGGTGAGGCCGGTGGCCTGCGCATCCCGAACTTCCCGATGCCGCCGCTGATGAACAACCACGGCAATTACATCGTCTCGATGGGCAATGTCTGCCGCTGGATGGCCGAGCAGGCCGAAGAGCTGGGCGTTGAGATTTTCCCGGGCATGGCCTGTTCCGAGCTGGTCTATGGCGACAATGGCGAAGTGAAGGGCGTTGTGGCCGGTGTCTTTGGGCTGGAGGCCGATGGGTCTTACGGCGAGAACACCGAGCCGGGGATGGAGCTTCACGGCAAATACGTGTTCCTGAGCGAGGGCGTGCGCGGGTCGCTGTCGAAAGAAGTGATCGCGAAGTACGAGCTGGATAAGGATGCTGAGCCGCAGAAATACGGCATCGGGATCAAGGAAATCTGGGAAATCGACCCGGACAAGCACAAGGAAGGCACTGTCTTCCACTCACTGGGTTGGCCTTTGGGCAAGAACGCGCAGGGTGGCTCGTTCGTGTACCATGCCGAGAACAACCAGATCTTCATCGGTCTGGTGACGGCGCTGGGCTACAAGGACCCGCATCTGTCGCCCTACATGGAATTCCAGCGCTTCAAGCATCACCCGATGATTGCGGAGCTTCTGGAAGGAGGTAAGCGCGTGGCCTATGGCGCGCGAGCGATCACGCAGGGCGGGTATCAGTCGATGCCCAAGGCGTGTTTCCCCGGTGGGGCGCTGCTGGGCTGCTCGGTCGGGCTGGTGAACGTGCCGCGGATCAAGGGCAACCATAACGCGATGCTGTCGGGGATCGCGGCGGCTGAGGCGGCGTTTGCGGCGATTGGCCAAGGCCGCGCCAGCGACGAGTTGGTCGAATACAACACCGCCTTGCGCGAAGGCCCGGTGGGTCAGGACCTTTACAAGGTGCGTAACGTGAAGCCGTTCCAATCGAACGGCGGCGTTATGAGCGCGCTTGGTCTGGGCGGATTCGACATGTGGACCAATACCATCGGCTTCTCGCTGTTCGGGACAAAGGGCCATGGCAAGTCGGACGCCGACGCCACGATGAAGGCGGCGCGCTGGAACCCGATCGAATATCCGAAGCCCGATGGCAAGCTGTCCTTCGACCGGCTGACGAACGTGAGCTATTCCTTCACCAACCACGAGGAAAGCCAGCCTGCGCATCTGAAGCTGAAGGACGAGAGCATCCCAATTGCGGTGAACCTTCCCGAATATGCGGAGCCCGCGCAGCGCTATTGCCCGGCGGGCGTTTACGAGGTGGTCGAGGAGGAGGGCAAGGACCCGCGCTTCCAGATCAACTTCCAGAACTGCGTGCATTGCAAGACCTGTGACATCAAGGATCCGAGCCAGAATATCGTCTGGACGGTGCCACAGGGCGGCGACGGGCCGAATTACCCTAACATGTAA
- a CDS encoding acetyl-CoA carboxylase carboxyltransferase subunit alpha, protein MNYLDFEKPLAEIEGKAEELRAMARREEGMDVEDQAAALDKKAADMLRDLYKDLTPWRKCQIARHPDRPHCRDYIEALFTEYTPLAGDRNFADDHAVMGGLARFDDKPVVVIGHEKGHDTKTRIERNFGMARPEGYRKAVRLMDLADRFNLPVISLVDTPGAYPGKGAEERGQSEAIARSTEKCLQIGVPLISIIIGEGGSGGAVAFATADKLAMLEHSIYSVISPEGCASILWKDAEKMREAAEALRLTAQDLNSLGVCDHIIGEPLGGAQRDKPATIEAVGKAISALLADIGSPAREEVIANRRRKFLDLGSKGLAA, encoded by the coding sequence ATGAACTATCTGGACTTCGAAAAGCCGCTGGCCGAGATCGAGGGCAAGGCGGAAGAGCTGCGCGCCATGGCACGACGCGAAGAAGGTATGGATGTTGAGGATCAGGCAGCCGCGCTCGACAAGAAGGCCGCCGACATGTTGCGCGACCTTTACAAGGATCTGACACCGTGGCGGAAATGCCAGATCGCGCGCCACCCCGACCGGCCCCATTGCCGCGACTATATCGAGGCCCTGTTCACTGAATACACGCCGCTGGCTGGCGATAGAAACTTCGCTGACGACCACGCCGTCATGGGCGGGCTCGCCCGGTTCGACGACAAGCCCGTCGTGGTAATTGGTCACGAAAAGGGCCATGACACCAAGACCCGGATCGAGCGCAATTTTGGCATGGCCCGTCCCGAAGGCTATCGCAAAGCCGTTCGGCTTATGGATCTTGCGGACCGTTTCAACCTGCCCGTGATCAGCCTTGTCGACACGCCCGGTGCCTATCCCGGCAAAGGTGCGGAAGAGCGGGGTCAATCGGAGGCCATCGCACGCTCAACCGAGAAATGCCTGCAGATCGGTGTTCCACTGATCTCGATCATCATCGGCGAAGGTGGATCGGGCGGTGCAGTCGCTTTTGCGACAGCCGACAAGCTGGCCATGCTGGAACATTCCATCTACTCGGTCATTAGCCCGGAAGGCTGCGCGTCGATCCTTTGGAAAGATGCTGAGAAAATGCGCGAAGCGGCAGAAGCCCTGCGTCTGACGGCTCAGGATCTGAATTCCCTAGGCGTCTGCGACCACATTATTGGTGAGCCTTTGGGCGGCGCACAGCGCGACAAACCGGCGACGATTGAGGCGGTCGGAAAGGCCATTTCTGCTTTGTTGGCGGACATTGGATCGCCCGCGCGGGAGGAGGTCATTGCCAACCGCCGCCGCAAGTTCCTTGATCTCGGCTCGAAGGGCTTGGCCGCCTAG
- a CDS encoding zinc-ribbon domain-containing protein, with amino-acid sequence MRLTCPNCSARYEVDESMIPAGGRDVQCSNCSSTWFQPGPRVAAPEPEPEVQAPPPAPDPPAPEPEPQLEEIAVDGPSGAPGEEPGEDTPERPARRQIDAGVADILREEAEREARLRRGDAEPDPVETQSEMPLQSEEDSARSRRLADLEEAEDAFEAEDLAVSGVVAAAASRSELLPDIEEINSTLRATGDRSEAEDDASDVDTIVESVKRRGQVRRGFFLILLLAAIGVAVYVYADEIAAAVPQLESALESYVNAVNSARFWLDDMARSIAGGATGSGE; translated from the coding sequence ATGCGGCTGACGTGCCCGAATTGCAGCGCCCGATACGAAGTTGATGAAAGCATGATCCCGGCCGGTGGGCGGGATGTGCAATGTTCCAACTGTTCGTCGACCTGGTTCCAGCCCGGTCCTCGTGTGGCGGCCCCGGAGCCTGAGCCAGAGGTCCAGGCACCGCCTCCCGCGCCTGACCCCCCCGCGCCCGAGCCCGAGCCGCAGCTTGAAGAGATTGCAGTGGATGGGCCAAGCGGCGCACCGGGAGAGGAGCCGGGCGAAGACACACCCGAACGCCCCGCTCGCCGCCAGATTGATGCAGGCGTTGCAGACATTCTCCGCGAAGAGGCCGAGCGCGAAGCGCGCCTGCGTCGTGGCGATGCGGAGCCGGATCCGGTCGAAACGCAATCCGAGATGCCGCTTCAGAGCGAGGAAGATAGTGCGCGGTCCCGTCGTTTGGCGGACCTGGAAGAGGCTGAGGATGCGTTTGAAGCCGAAGATCTGGCCGTCTCAGGCGTCGTCGCGGCAGCGGCGTCACGAAGCGAACTTCTGCCCGATATCGAAGAAATCAACTCGACCCTGCGCGCCACTGGCGACCGGAGCGAAGCCGAAGATGATGCCAGCGACGTCGACACAATTGTCGAAAGCGTGAAGCGCCGGGGGCAGGTACGGCGCGGCTTTTTCCTGATCCTCCTCCTCGCCGCGATCGGCGTGGCGGTGTATGTCTATGCCGATGAAATCGCAGCAGCCGTTCCGCAATTGGAGTCTGCGCTGGAAAGCTACGTGAATGCCGTGAATTCCGCGCGCTTCTGGCTGGATGACATGGCGCGGTCGATTGCGGGTGGGGCCACGGGTTCAGGTGAGTAA
- a CDS encoding cell division ATP-binding protein FtsE encodes MIEMQDAAYGYGSEPLLSDLSLHLAPGSFHFLTGPSGAGKTTFLKLCYAELLPTGGNITLFGHTATGLSRDGIADIRQKIGVVHQDCKFLDHLPVSENIALPLSVTGKGGMAQDSNLNELVSWVGLTARAEALPPELSGGERQRAALARAIIMDPDLILADEPTGNVDWDMSLRLLNLLIELNKLGKTVVIATHDLALIRAAKQRVQARVLRIQGGQITAAGADL; translated from the coding sequence ATGATCGAGATGCAGGACGCAGCCTATGGCTACGGATCGGAGCCGCTGCTTTCCGATTTGTCGCTGCATCTCGCGCCGGGGTCGTTCCACTTTCTGACGGGTCCCTCGGGTGCGGGAAAAACGACCTTTCTGAAGCTGTGTTATGCAGAGTTGCTGCCAACCGGCGGGAACATCACGCTGTTTGGCCACACCGCAACGGGCCTCAGCCGCGACGGCATCGCCGACATTCGGCAGAAGATCGGCGTCGTGCATCAGGATTGCAAATTCCTCGACCATCTGCCCGTTTCTGAGAATATTGCCCTGCCACTTTCCGTGACGGGCAAAGGCGGAATGGCGCAGGATTCCAACTTGAATGAATTGGTCAGCTGGGTCGGGCTGACTGCGCGGGCTGAGGCCCTGCCACCAGAACTGTCGGGCGGGGAACGGCAACGCGCCGCACTGGCTCGCGCGATCATCATGGACCCGGATTTGATCCTGGCGGATGAACCGACCGGCAATGTCGATTGGGACATGTCGCTTCGGTTGCTCAACCTTCTGATCGAGTTAAACAAGCTTGGGAAAACGGTCGTTATCGCGACCCACGACCTTGCCCTGATCCGCGCCGCAAAACAGCGCGTCCAGGCCCGCGTATTGCGAATCCAAGGTGGGCAGATCACAGCGGCGGGGGCGGACCTATGA
- a CDS encoding DUF4175 domain-containing protein, which produces MTERDPKTSAFQRLIWPLRLTRLGMVSERLVRSFWPVWTLLFVVLAAAAFGAGSLLPPSWGWPALGVIALVLLGFLALGVRRYSHPTRDEALVRLDSTMPGRPITTLMDTPAVGGDDPASRSVWAAHVRRMADRAASARAPEPDLRLSQRDPYALRYIGATALAMALMFGAFSRVGEVGEVPLGAGPATASSGPSWEGWVEPPLYTGLPSLYLNEITADSFEAPLGSEITLRAYGVPGEITLRTDIGELPELDPDAYAQTVVMEQGGTLAVDGPGGREWRVIVRPDQPPTVALEGEVEGEPPGAMEFSFTASDDYGVRSGTATIRLNLDAVDRRYGLALDPEPREPVVLDLPMPFRGNRDEFTEVVLEDLSQHPFANLPITLTLTVNDDAGQIATVSYDVDRLPGQRFFDPMANALIELRRDILWNRDNAGRSARLLRAMTHLPEPGMPEPVYLSLRSAIQRLESAIDLVSLEVQEDVAEILWEAALELEFGELATALERLRRAQERLEEAMRQGASEEEIAELMQEMREAMDDYMQELADNTEFVDGTDQPDQDDGERMEMSSADLDAMLERIQELMEEGRMAEAMELLQQLQELLENMEITQGEGGGDGPQTPGQQAMEGLQDTLRGQQGLSDDSFQELQDQFNPNRPGQQSEQQGQAPQGNQPGQDGQNPGQGQGGDNEQGGGSLAERQEELRRQLEEQARRLPGTGTEAGDEALDQLEGAGRAMEEAAEALERGDIAEALDLQSEAMEAIREGMTQLGEALAQEQGAEPGQGQAEGNMAESRPLQDPLGRQAGNNGAFGSDEEGSLGGEEARRRARELLDLLRDRAAEQGRPEIELNYLRRLLDQF; this is translated from the coding sequence ATGACCGAGCGCGACCCAAAGACCTCCGCTTTTCAGCGCCTGATCTGGCCCCTGCGCCTGACCCGTTTGGGGATGGTTTCAGAGCGTTTGGTCCGGTCCTTCTGGCCAGTCTGGACCCTGCTTTTCGTGGTATTGGCCGCCGCCGCCTTTGGTGCGGGCAGCTTGTTGCCCCCGAGCTGGGGCTGGCCCGCCTTGGGCGTTATCGCATTGGTGTTGCTAGGCTTTCTGGCACTTGGTGTCCGGCGCTACAGCCACCCGACCCGTGACGAAGCCTTGGTACGCCTCGACAGCACGATGCCCGGTCGCCCGATCACGACCCTGATGGACACACCCGCCGTCGGCGGTGATGATCCGGCCAGCCGCTCCGTCTGGGCCGCCCATGTGCGCCGCATGGCAGACCGCGCCGCATCTGCCCGCGCGCCGGAGCCTGATTTGCGCCTGTCGCAACGCGACCCGTACGCGCTGCGCTACATTGGTGCGACCGCTCTTGCGATGGCGCTGATGTTCGGCGCGTTCAGCCGCGTGGGTGAGGTGGGCGAAGTTCCGCTGGGGGCTGGCCCCGCCACGGCCTCCTCCGGCCCAAGCTGGGAAGGCTGGGTGGAACCGCCGCTCTACACCGGGCTGCCCTCCCTCTATCTCAATGAAATCACAGCGGATTCCTTTGAAGCTCCGCTCGGTTCAGAGATCACCTTGCGCGCCTACGGGGTCCCCGGCGAAATCACCTTGCGGACAGACATCGGCGAACTGCCCGAACTGGACCCCGATGCCTATGCGCAAACAGTCGTTATGGAGCAGGGCGGGACGCTTGCAGTCGATGGCCCCGGTGGCCGCGAATGGCGCGTCATCGTTCGGCCCGACCAACCGCCAACTGTTGCTTTGGAAGGTGAAGTCGAAGGCGAGCCGCCCGGCGCGATGGAGTTCAGTTTCACGGCCAGCGACGACTACGGGGTCCGCTCTGGCACCGCGACCATCCGGTTGAATCTCGATGCCGTCGACCGCCGTTATGGCCTGGCGCTTGACCCAGAACCGCGCGAGCCCGTCGTTCTGGACCTGCCGATGCCGTTCCGTGGTAACCGCGATGAATTCACAGAGGTGGTGCTCGAAGACCTAAGCCAGCACCCCTTCGCCAACTTGCCCATCACGCTGACACTGACGGTCAACGACGATGCCGGTCAGATTGCCACCGTCAGCTATGATGTGGACCGTCTTCCGGGCCAGCGCTTCTTTGACCCGATGGCGAACGCCTTGATCGAGTTGCGCCGCGACATCCTTTGGAATCGGGACAATGCCGGCCGCTCCGCCCGGTTGCTGCGCGCGATGACCCACCTGCCCGAGCCCGGGATGCCCGAGCCGGTCTACCTTTCCTTGCGCTCTGCTATCCAGCGGCTGGAAAGCGCCATCGACCTCGTATCGCTCGAAGTGCAGGAAGATGTGGCCGAAATCCTTTGGGAAGCCGCGCTTGAGCTGGAATTTGGGGAGCTTGCCACCGCACTTGAACGCCTGCGTCGCGCCCAAGAACGCCTCGAAGAAGCCATGCGGCAAGGCGCCAGCGAAGAGGAAATCGCCGAGCTGATGCAGGAAATGCGCGAGGCGATGGACGATTACATGCAGGAATTGGCCGACAATACCGAGTTCGTCGATGGCACCGATCAGCCGGATCAGGATGATGGCGAGCGCATGGAAATGTCGTCTGCCGATCTCGACGCAATGTTGGAGCGTATTCAGGAACTGATGGAAGAAGGCCGCATGGCCGAGGCGATGGAGCTGTTGCAGCAGCTGCAGGAGCTTCTGGAGAACATGGAAATCACGCAGGGCGAAGGTGGCGGCGATGGCCCGCAGACGCCCGGCCAGCAGGCGATGGAAGGCTTGCAGGACACGCTCCGCGGCCAGCAGGGCCTAAGCGATGACAGCTTCCAAGAGCTTCAGGACCAGTTCAATCCCAACCGCCCCGGCCAGCAGAGCGAGCAACAGGGCCAAGCCCCGCAAGGCAATCAGCCCGGACAGGACGGCCAGAACCCCGGCCAAGGTCAAGGTGGTGACAACGAGCAAGGCGGCGGCTCACTTGCCGAGCGTCAGGAAGAACTGCGCCGCCAGCTTGAGGAACAGGCGCGTCGCCTGCCCGGCACCGGAACCGAGGCGGGCGATGAAGCCTTGGATCAGCTGGAAGGCGCGGGCCGCGCAATGGAAGAGGCCGCCGAAGCCTTGGAACGGGGCGACATTGCCGAAGCTTTGGACCTGCAATCCGAGGCGATGGAAGCGATCCGCGAAGGCATGACCCAGTTGGGCGAAGCATTGGCGCAGGAACAGGGGGCCGAGCCGGGCCAAGGTCAGGCCGAGGGCAATATGGCCGAAAGCCGCCCGCTACAGGACCCGCTGGGACGTCAGGCCGGCAATAACGGGGCATTCGGCTCGGACGAGGAAGGCAGCCTTGGCGGCGAGGAAGCCCGCCGCAGGGCACGCGAATTGCTTGACCTGCTGCGGGACCGCGCAGCGGAACAGGGCCGCCCTGAGATTGAGTTGAATTACCTGCGCCGCCTGCTAGACCAGTTCTGA
- the lysA gene encoding diaminopimelate decarboxylase, with protein MDHFLYKSGVLHAEDVPLTDIAAQVGTPFYVYSTATLTRHFDVFTEALSGMDHLICYAMKSNSNQAVIAHMASLGAGMDVVSGGEYLRAKAAGVPGEKIVFSGVGKTHEEMRMALEGGIRQFNVESEPEMERLSQVADSMGQIAPITIRVNPDVDAKTHEKISTGRKEDKFGIPISRAREVYAHAASLPGLKVIGIDVHIGSQLTDLEPFEIAYQKVAELTHQLRADGHEITRLDLGGGLGIPYERSNSAPPLPIEYGAVVKRTVGDLGCEIEIEPGRLISGNAGLLVASTIYVKHGEGRDFLILDAAMNDLIRPAMYGAWHDIVPVTEPAPGAEQTPYDIVGPVCESGDTFAKQRNLPELKENDLIAFRSAGAYGAVMSSEYNSRPLIPEVMVNGDQFAVIRARPSFDDMINRDTIPTWA; from the coding sequence ATGGATCATTTTCTGTACAAAAGTGGCGTTCTTCACGCCGAAGATGTCCCGCTGACCGACATCGCGGCCCAGGTCGGCACGCCCTTCTATGTCTACTCGACTGCTACGCTGACACGCCATTTCGACGTGTTCACGGAGGCGCTTTCCGGCATGGATCATCTGATCTGCTACGCCATGAAAAGCAATTCAAATCAGGCGGTTATCGCACACATGGCCTCGCTTGGGGCGGGCATGGACGTGGTCTCGGGCGGTGAATACCTGCGCGCCAAAGCCGCTGGTGTGCCGGGTGAGAAGATCGTGTTTTCGGGCGTCGGCAAGACCCACGAAGAAATGCGCATGGCGCTGGAGGGCGGCATTCGGCAATTCAACGTCGAATCCGAGCCAGAGATGGAACGCCTTAGCCAAGTCGCTGATAGTATGGGACAAATCGCCCCCATCACCATCCGCGTGAACCCGGATGTAGACGCCAAGACGCATGAGAAAATCAGCACGGGCCGCAAGGAAGACAAGTTCGGCATCCCTATCTCCCGCGCGAGAGAGGTTTATGCCCACGCAGCCTCCCTGCCCGGCCTCAAGGTCATAGGCATCGACGTGCATATCGGCAGCCAGCTAACCGACCTTGAACCCTTTGAAATCGCTTACCAAAAAGTGGCTGAGCTGACGCATCAACTGCGCGCCGATGGCCATGAGATCACCCGCCTCGACCTCGGTGGCGGACTTGGCATCCCGTATGAGCGCTCCAATTCCGCGCCGCCATTGCCCATCGAATACGGCGCCGTCGTCAAACGCACTGTGGGCGATCTGGGTTGCGAGATTGAGATTGAGCCGGGCCGCCTGATCTCAGGCAATGCGGGCCTACTCGTGGCGTCCACAATCTACGTAAAGCACGGAGAAGGCAGGGATTTTCTGATCCTCGACGCCGCGATGAACGACCTGATCCGCCCCGCAATGTATGGCGCATGGCACGATATCGTGCCCGTGACAGAGCCTGCACCCGGTGCCGAGCAGACCCCCTATGACATCGTAGGCCCCGTCTGCGAATCCGGCGACACATTCGCCAAACAGCGCAATCTGCCGGAACTGAAAGAAAACGACCTGATCGCCTTCCGCTCTGCCGGCGCGTACGGCGCAGTGATGAGCAGTGAATACAACTCTCGCCCACTCATTCCCGAGGTTATGGTGAACGGCGATCAATTCGCCGTCATCCGCGCACGTCCATCGTTTGACGACATGATAAACCGCGATACTATTCCCACATGGGCGTGA
- a CDS encoding lysophospholipid acyltransferase family protein: protein MIQWLRSFLHIVQMYIAMLVLSIAFFPYALLSASGAHAACHTFCRWVFWTLGWMVGLKTEVRGTPPEDEVMIAAKHQSFLDIMMIYNAVPRGKFIMKKQLMFSPLLGQYALRIGCVPVNRGKRGAAIKKMLHDVKSGKQQGGQLIIYPQGTRVAPGVSVPYKVGTAALYEQLGQPCVPVAANVGVFWPRHGIMRKQGVAVVEFLPRIEPGLDTAAFMERLESDIETASDLLLDEAGFKRST, encoded by the coding sequence ATGATCCAGTGGCTGCGTTCCTTCCTGCACATCGTCCAGATGTACATCGCCATGTTGGTTCTATCGATTGCGTTCTTTCCCTATGCGCTGCTGAGCGCGTCGGGCGCCCATGCGGCATGCCACACCTTCTGCCGCTGGGTGTTTTGGACCCTTGGCTGGATGGTTGGCCTGAAGACCGAAGTGCGCGGCACGCCGCCCGAAGACGAGGTAATGATCGCTGCGAAACATCAAAGCTTTCTGGACATCATGATGATCTACAACGCCGTGCCACGCGGCAAATTCATCATGAAAAAGCAGCTGATGTTCTCACCCCTTCTGGGGCAATACGCGCTGCGCATCGGGTGCGTTCCTGTGAACCGGGGCAAGCGCGGGGCCGCTATCAAGAAGATGCTGCATGACGTGAAATCCGGCAAGCAGCAGGGCGGGCAGTTGATCATCTATCCGCAGGGCACACGTGTGGCCCCCGGAGTTTCCGTGCCTTACAAGGTCGGCACCGCCGCATTGTACGAACAGCTTGGCCAGCCTTGCGTTCCAGTGGCTGCAAATGTTGGCGTGTTCTGGCCGCGCCACGGGATCATGCGCAAGCAAGGCGTCGCGGTGGTCGAGTTCTTGCCAAGGATCGAACCAGGCCTGGACACAGCCGCGTTCATGGAGCGGTTGGAGTCAGATATTGAGACCGCTAGCGACCTGTTACTAGACGAAGCCGGCTTTAAACGGAGCACCTGA